In Vibrio marisflavi CECT 7928, the genomic stretch AAGACTTTTATCGAGCTCTAGGTGCTAAGGCCGAATTGCATTGGCAGTTGTTTAGCTTGAGCTTGAACTAAACAATCTTCCTGAGAAAAAGTAGTATAGAAATGTGGGCACTGCAAATAGTTCTGTGTGGAACTGCCAGTACTTAAATATAGTCCTTTAAGCGGTCATCGAGCTCGATAATAAATCGACTCATGGCCACTCGCAAATGGGAGAAAACGAGCCTTGCAGACAAACCAAAATACTCACTCACTACTACCACATTACTTCAAGTATCGAAAATCAGCGTGAACAGCATTTGAACGAGTATTTGTCCTAAATGACTTTGGGGCAAAACCTCGTTAGATATTGATCAATTTTTAAATGTTGGGTGCTAGAGGTTTAGGTGGGGCGAACATGTACAAACGGTACAACAACTCCTACGTACTGTTGGTGGCAGCAATCCTGAATTCTTTAACCCAATATTTCAAATTGATACCCACTTATCTTTCCCCTAGTTCAGCTTCCACTTGAGCACATGTAAGTACCTTGTATACAAGAGGCGATAACATCGAACTATTATCATAAACAGGAGCATGATTCGTATTGTCGCCTACTTTTTAGGTGAGAGAGCTTACCCCTGATAATTAGTCCTAACTAACGAGTCCGTTGAAAGTTCAGCCACACTCTTTGCGCCTGTGAGTGTCATTGCAACTCTCATTTCTTGGTTGTATATATCCAATAAGTTCTCGACGCCCTCTTTGCCATCAGCAGCAAGTGCATAGAGAAAAAAACGCCCAATCAACGTGCAGTCAGCCCCTGATGCTAGCATTCTAACGACATCCAACCCATTGCGAATGCCAGAATCAACCAAAATTTTTACTTTGCCTTTTACTGCATCAGCGATTTCGGGCAACGCGTGCACCGTCGAAGGCACGCCATCGAGCTGACGGCCTCCATGATTGGAGACAACGATACCATCTGCCCCAAAGCGTGCCGCATCTTTGGCATCTTGTGAATCTAAGATCCCTTTAATAATAATATTACCTTGCCAAAACTCTCGGACCCACTCTAAATCTTTCCAGCTAATTGAAGGTTCAAAGTTGTCACCTATCCACCCCATATAATCAGTGAGAGTGGTGGGCCTGCCAAGGTAAGTAGAGATATTACCAAGCTCATGTGGACGCCCTAATAAGCCGACCTCAATTGCCCATCTCGGATGCGTAATGGCTTGCCACATACGACGAATTGTTGCCTGTGGTCCACTCATCCCAGAATGTCGGTCTCGATAGCGGGCTCCGGCAACTGGCATGTCCACGGTAAAGACTAAGTTCTTCACATTCGCTTGCTGAGCGCGTTCTAAAACATTGCGCATAAAGCCCCGATCTTTAAGCGCATACAGCTGAAACCATATGGGACGAGATATTGTGGGTGCTACTTCTTCAATATTACACACCGATAGCGATGACATAGTAAATGGAATGCCTTTATTATCCGCCGCTTGGGCTGCTTGTACTTCGCCGCGCCGAGCATACATCCCAGTCAATCCAACAGGCGCGAGAGCCATTGGCATCGATAGCTGCTCGCCAAATAACTGAGTTTTAAGGTCCAGCTCCGACATATTGTTCAGTACGCGCTGGCGAAGACCAATCGCCTTTAAATCTTCGATATTTCTTCTCAAAGTATGCTCGTCATACGATCCGCCATCCGCGTAATGGAATAAAAAAGGGGGCAGTTTGGATTTTGCAGTAACTCTATAGTCTGTAGGAGATGAGATAATCATTGCGGTACCATATTGATTTAAAGAAATAGTATATGGCCATTAAATAGGTCATATCTTGCAATATAAAAATAACAAGATAGCAAAAGTTACGGCACAGAATATACCAGTAAGTGATCCCGAAAATGAATAAACCTCGCAGGTTGTACGTAATCCAATAATATGGCTGTTGCTTCTTAAAAGCTGGGGGGCGGTGACACCGTAGCCAACTTATCTCTAGGGGAACCAAGTATCTCGTTGGTCCTTTTTTCTTTTTGGAATGTTCGTTCCAAATCACTAAAGATGATATGGGAGATTATGAAGCCGTCCATTAGTACAATTTCTTCGATTTTGGAAATCTGAAATATGAGGTATTCTGTCTATGTGTATGCCGTACAGGCAGCTTAGAAAACAGGGCAAATAAGCAATCTTTCGAGTCTTTTGTTCACTACCGTGCAGGTAGCTAAGAAAAGAATGCATTGCATAGCGCAATTACTGTATAAGTTCACTGCCGCACAGGCAGCTAAGAGAATCGGTTGATGAGAATGCACGTTACTAGTGCTTTTTTTGATAGAAAAGCACTAGCTCAACGCAGCTATAGTATTTTCAAAATAGCAAAAGGCACAAAAGTGAGCCCTAGATACAAAGGGGGGCCAAAAGAAGCTCAAAACAATAAGTGATGTACTAGAAATAGCGAACCCGCCTCAATGGACGGGTTCTCAGCTGCTTATGCAGGGCAGGTCACTGTTACCTAGTCATGGACTAACCAGAACAAGTCTGGCAGTGGGGTGCCGTTAATAAACGCCTGTAACCACCCTATGAGTAAATTCTACTTATATTAAGGCCAGAAAGTCAAAGAGATTGAAACATGGTTCTTCTATTCGGCCATCTAGACCCTAAGTTTCAACCCTGTTATAAGTCATTGATTTTATGTGACGAAATATATAAGCTCAAAAAAGGGTTTTCGAACTCATTTTGGGCCTAGCTCTTTTACAATAAGGCTTCCGAGATTAAACTCTCCAGTTATCTGCCGTGCAGGCAGCTAAGAAAAATCTGAAATATACCTCTTTGTATCCTGCCTGGTACCTGCTGCACAGCACTGCTAGTAGCAAACAATGCATAATCGAGTAGTCCAAAATAGGATTGCATTATGAGCTTTGTTTCATTTTATTTCATTGTCAGTAGAGCGGTTTCACACATGTTAATAAATTGTAAGCATCTTATGTAGTAGTGGTATTGAGATAACGTATTTAGGGAAATGTAAGCGCTACATTATTCTTGCAAAAAAATCTTCAAATTAATCTTATTACATGGTTCGGAGACATTATGACAGCAAGTATAGAAGCACTGTACGATGAAAATGGTGATTCGAATAACTCTAAGAAAAAAGAGTCAAGCTCACCCCCTCAGTTACTCTCGAATGGAATGCTAAACAGTTGTTTGGATTCCGCAATAGGCTCTCATCCAAAGGAGATATGGTACCCAGATGTTTCTATTTGTACTTCAATCACTCTACTCTATAGCAGCAAGTTGATTGGACTCCACTTGTTTCCCAACAACCAAGGTTACGCTTTTGAAGGGGCTTTCGAGGCACTAAAAAAACTTTCGTTAAGCACTAATGGAAAGATCCTCGATGCTTTAGTGGTGGGGAATACCAAGTCAAAGAACATGTTCGGGATGATGTCAAAGTACAAAGACTTCAATGATAGTGTCTCGCTTTTCAAGCAAACATTTAAAATAACAGGCAAAGTGAAAGTCGCGCATGAGATAGGGTACATCGCCGCATTTCGAAGCAAAAACAGCCTTGACTACAAAATGTATGACAGTGACTTTAAGAAAGTGAAACCCAAGAGTGCCAAGCAATTTACCTATCTGTAACTGCTAGGTACGAGACTCAAACCTGTTTAAGAATAAGAGCGCGTAGCTAATGGCTGCGCGTAATGCTATCCCTCTCTGGTATGACAAACCGAAGGTGAGCCGCTAGTTGAGGGCTGGTATGAGTAATGTTCAAAAGCTAGATATCTTTGCGGGAACGAAGACGAAAGTGGGAACACTCCCTTTCCCTGCAGGCTCGACTACAGAGTTTGTTTCTTGTATTAAGCCACTACACTAGAAACTCTTGGATGAGATTTGCTCTGGACAGAGCTTTGTCTCATATACCTTATAGAGTATATGTCGCAAATATACCCTTTGGAGTATATGATGAGTGCTATCTTCATATCTAATTTTGAAAGCAACCTATTACGTTTATGAGGGTAAACCTTACCTCGTACCGAATGGTCATCCAATTCAGCTGGCTTATTTTTGGAGCCAAATTAGGTTTATCAATGCTTTGAGCAAGTATCTTCGATTTTGGAAATTTTAAACGTGCTGTAGATTGGTTGTATAGGTTCACTATCCATAAGCGGCCAACAGTTTGCGTAGGAATTTCAAATGAAAACTTCCATTAAAACATTAAGCGTTAGAGTTAAAGACAAGCACGCGAAAGAGCTTCGCCAAATAGCGTTTGAGGTAAACCAAGTCTTTAACCATGCCAACGAGCTAACCATGAACGCCAATCGCAACTACAGCGATGTGGGCGCGGTTAAGCCTGTCTGGTTATCTGCGTTCAAATTATGTCAATGGAATCTAGGATCTGTAGTCTTTATCCCACACACCTTTATTCATATCTTTTAGCACTGACAAGCTTCCACTCAGATCTATTAAACAAGCACTACCCGAAATCGTTACAAATAAAGTCATAGGGCTCTACCTGTTCACTTTTATGCGCATATAAATGTCATTATAAACACTTTTGTGCGCGTAAAAGTGTGAAAAGTTGCTTTTTTACGCGCAATAAAGTGTAATGATAGACACTGTTTACTGAAAATAATGAGTCGTCCATGCAACGGTTACTTTTAGAAAAACTCTTAGACTGGAAAGCAAAAAAACAGCGAAAACCTTTGTTGATAGATGGCGCTCGCCAAGCGGGAAAAACATACATACTGCAATCTTTGTTGGGTGATACTTTTGAGAAAGTTCTCCGAGTCGATTTTTTGGAGTCGCCACAAATGTCTGAAGCTTTCGAAGGTTCACTATCGCCAGAAGATATTCTTTCCAATCTTGAATTGTTGACGGGCGAGCTTTTTAACCCAGTTACTGATTTACTGATATTGGATGAGATTGGTGAGTGTCCGAAAGCGGTGACGTCATTAAAGTACTTTGCTGAAAAAGCCCCACACTTTTTTGTCGCGGCAAGTGGCTCGAACATTGGTTTACTCAATTCATTTCCAGTCGGAAAAGTAGAGCAGCACAACTTACGTCCTCTTACATTTCGTGAATTTCTAATGGCTTCAGACGAAGCTCCGCTCATCAAAGCCTTTAGTGCTCAGGCTAATTCAGCGGCGGCGCATAGTAAATTGTTTGAAAAACTCACCGATTACTATTTTACCGGGGGTATGCCTGAAGCTGTTAGAACATGGTACAACCTAGCTGATAGCAGTATTGTAGAGCGAGTCCAAGCCGTGACAGAGATTCATCGAGATTTGGTGTTGGGTTATCAGCGTGACTTTGGCAAATACTCAGGTAAAGTGGACGCGGGATTGATAGAGGCTGTCTTTAATAACGTACCCTCTCAGTTATCATCAGTGGTGGATGAATCGGTAAAGCGCTTTAAATTTAAAGGCGTGTATGAGCGAAGATCACGATACGGCGATTTTGAGAGTGCCATCTCATGGCTGGATAAATGTCGCCTGATACTCAAAAACTACCCCATTGAT encodes the following:
- a CDS encoding ATP-binding protein, which translates into the protein MQRLLLEKLLDWKAKKQRKPLLIDGARQAGKTYILQSLLGDTFEKVLRVDFLESPQMSEAFEGSLSPEDILSNLELLTGELFNPVTDLLILDEIGECPKAVTSLKYFAEKAPHFFVAASGSNIGLLNSFPVGKVEQHNLRPLTFREFLMASDEAPLIKAFSAQANSAAAHSKLFEKLTDYYFTGGMPEAVRTWYNLADSSIVERVQAVTEIHRDLVLGYQRDFGKYSGKVDAGLIEAVFNNVPSQLSSVVDESVKRFKFKGVYERRSRYGDFESAISWLDKCRLILKNYPIDGTPQSPLAAYRKDNMVKLFLFDVGLLNHMLGVSYKEIKQQGYQYKGFVAENFVQQELVAQGVDPTFSWGDARAEIEFVVSDDSGNVIPIEVKSGKRTRAKSLQSYITKCQPVKTIKLTGTQGSSPLEQQDIVLPLYYSEYVVSRYLKM
- the lldD gene encoding FMN-dependent L-lactate dehydrogenase LldD, with protein sequence MIISSPTDYRVTAKSKLPPFLFHYADGGSYDEHTLRRNIEDLKAIGLRQRVLNNMSELDLKTQLFGEQLSMPMALAPVGLTGMYARRGEVQAAQAADNKGIPFTMSSLSVCNIEEVAPTISRPIWFQLYALKDRGFMRNVLERAQQANVKNLVFTVDMPVAGARYRDRHSGMSGPQATIRRMWQAITHPRWAIEVGLLGRPHELGNISTYLGRPTTLTDYMGWIGDNFEPSISWKDLEWVREFWQGNIIIKGILDSQDAKDAARFGADGIVVSNHGGRQLDGVPSTVHALPEIADAVKGKVKILVDSGIRNGLDVVRMLASGADCTLIGRFFLYALAADGKEGVENLLDIYNQEMRVAMTLTGAKSVAELSTDSLVRTNYQG